A DNA window from Mycolicibacter hiberniae contains the following coding sequences:
- a CDS encoding sulfurtransferase, whose product MARSDVLVSTDWAESNLDAPGIVFVEVDEDTSVYDINHIPGAIRLDWRKDLQDGVRRDVVDAAAFSKLLSERGISNDDTVILYGGNNNWFAAFAYWYFKLYGHESVKLLDGGRKKWELDGRPLSSETVSRPATSYTAKQLDESLRARRDEVIAAINTKNLVDVRSPEEFSGKILAPAHLPQEQSQQRGHVPSAINVPWSRAANEDGTFKSDEELAKLYADAGLDGEKETIAYCRIGERSSHTWFVLRELLGHRNVKNYDGSWMEYGSLVGAPIELGS is encoded by the coding sequence ATGGCACGCTCGGACGTCCTGGTCTCCACCGACTGGGCCGAGAGCAATCTCGACGCGCCCGGCATCGTCTTCGTCGAGGTCGACGAAGACACCAGCGTCTATGACATCAACCACATCCCCGGCGCCATCCGGCTCGACTGGCGCAAGGACCTGCAGGACGGGGTGCGGCGCGATGTCGTCGACGCGGCCGCGTTTTCCAAGCTGCTCTCCGAGCGCGGTATCTCCAATGACGACACGGTGATCCTCTACGGAGGCAACAACAACTGGTTCGCCGCCTTCGCCTACTGGTACTTCAAGCTCTACGGGCACGAGTCGGTCAAGCTGCTCGACGGCGGCCGCAAGAAGTGGGAGCTCGACGGACGCCCGTTGTCGAGTGAAACCGTCAGCCGACCGGCCACGTCCTACACCGCCAAGCAGCTCGATGAGTCGCTCCGTGCCCGCCGCGACGAGGTGATCGCGGCGATCAACACCAAAAACCTCGTCGATGTGCGCTCCCCCGAGGAGTTCTCCGGCAAGATTCTGGCCCCGGCACACCTGCCGCAGGAGCAGAGCCAGCAACGCGGCCACGTCCCCAGCGCGATCAACGTGCCGTGGAGCCGCGCCGCAAACGAGGACGGCACCTTCAAGTCCGACGAGGAGCTGGCCAAGCTCTATGCCGACGCCGGCCTCGATGGTGAGAAGGAGACCATCGCCTATTGCCGTATCGGTGAGCGCTCGTCACACACCTGGTTCGTGCTGCGTGAGCTGCTCGGACATCGCAATGTCAAGAACTACGACGGTAGTTGGATGGAATACGGCTCCCTGGTGGGCGCCCCGATCGAATTGGGAAGCTGA
- the lmeA gene encoding mannan chain length control protein LmeA yields MRRVLIGMSAAIAALVVAIAGVDFGAGVYAEYQLSRAVRQATDLTADPFVAILDFPFLPQARRDHYDEVEIKAPAVAQPMIGKVMLEATMHSVDLTEATWRFRPDAPIPVAKLESRIIIGSVHLGRYLGIRDLMVEAPPAETDDNTGGTTESGISSSHGLVFTGTPAGFGKRVSVAVDLSIAGPDHSTLVITPTGILTGPDTADQDVPDEQRVAVLTAFRGSLPQQRLPFGVVPTSQGARGSDVIIEGIADDMTVTLPEFRPR; encoded by the coding sequence GTGCGCAGGGTGCTTATCGGGATGTCGGCCGCGATCGCGGCACTGGTCGTGGCGATTGCCGGGGTCGATTTCGGAGCGGGCGTCTACGCCGAGTACCAATTATCCCGGGCAGTACGCCAAGCAACGGACCTCACCGCGGACCCGTTTGTGGCCATCCTGGACTTCCCTTTCCTGCCGCAGGCGCGCCGTGATCACTACGACGAAGTGGAGATCAAGGCCCCCGCCGTCGCGCAGCCGATGATCGGCAAGGTGATGCTGGAGGCCACCATGCACTCGGTCGACTTGACCGAGGCCACCTGGCGATTCCGACCCGACGCTCCGATACCCGTGGCCAAACTGGAGAGCCGAATTATCATCGGTTCTGTGCATTTGGGCCGCTATCTGGGCATTCGCGACCTGATGGTGGAGGCTCCGCCGGCCGAGACCGACGACAATACCGGCGGCACCACCGAGTCCGGAATCTCCAGCAGCCACGGTCTGGTGTTCACCGGCACCCCCGCGGGCTTCGGCAAGCGGGTGAGCGTGGCGGTGGACCTGTCGATCGCCGGCCCGGACCACAGCACCTTGGTGATCACCCCGACGGGCATCCTCACCGGCCCGGACACCGCCGATCAGGATGTTCCCGACGAGCAGCGCGTCGCGGTACTGACCGCGTTCCGTGGCAGCCTGCCCCAGCAGCGACTGCCGTTCGGGGTGGTCCCGACCAGCCAGGGCGCCCGTGGGTCCGACGTGATCATCGAGGGCATCGCCGACGACATGACGGTCACCCTGCCGGAGTTCCGGCCGCGATGA
- a CDS encoding thioredoxin family protein, whose amino-acid sequence MSVIAIATALLAAGAIGWWLNRRGGVLRELPERGDSTASADAAFLGLEPGRPAVVHFSAPWCGPCAGVRRVVEKVCDDLGGLPHQEVDIDANPEAARRFSVLSLPTTVIFDTNGRQRYRASGVPTLADLRSALEPLLT is encoded by the coding sequence ATGAGCGTCATCGCGATCGCCACCGCCCTGCTGGCCGCCGGGGCCATCGGATGGTGGCTGAACCGGCGGGGCGGAGTCTTGCGGGAACTGCCCGAACGCGGCGACTCCACCGCGAGCGCCGACGCCGCCTTCCTCGGCTTGGAGCCCGGCCGCCCGGCGGTGGTGCACTTCTCCGCGCCGTGGTGCGGACCGTGCGCCGGGGTGCGCCGTGTGGTCGAGAAGGTCTGCGATGACCTCGGGGGTCTCCCCCATCAGGAAGTCGACATCGACGCCAACCCGGAGGCCGCCCGCAGGTTCTCGGTGTTGTCGCTGCCGACCACGGTGATCTTCGACACGAACGGCCGGCAGCGCTACCGCGCCAGCGGCGTCCCGACACTGGCGGACCTGCGTTCGGCGCTCGAACCCCTGTTGACCTGA
- the mshD gene encoding mycothiol synthase yields MTAPHWHGALTADQQRQIRELIAAAGEHDGVAPVGEQVLRELAAARTEHLVVADGAAVVGYLNLAAGDAIPMAELVVAPPARRRGLGTAMARAALARTGGQNRFWAHGTLPAARATAQALGLVAVRELLQMRRSLRGIPQPVIPPGVSIRSYAGPADDPELLRVNNAAFAWHPEQGGWTADDLAHRRAEDWFDPAGLFLAFEGPTLLGFHWTKIHRDKPGAESAGEVYVVGVDPAAQGRGLGRVLTEVGLAYLAERLADADPPIVLLYVEADNTAALRTYEQLGFAVYSVDTAYAAVDQA; encoded by the coding sequence GTGACCGCTCCGCACTGGCACGGCGCACTGACCGCGGACCAGCAGCGGCAGATTCGTGAGCTGATCGCCGCCGCCGGTGAGCACGACGGCGTCGCGCCGGTGGGGGAGCAGGTGCTGCGCGAGCTCGCCGCCGCTCGCACCGAACACCTGGTCGTCGCCGACGGGGCCGCCGTGGTGGGTTACCTGAATCTGGCTGCCGGCGATGCCATCCCGATGGCAGAGCTGGTGGTGGCGCCGCCGGCCCGGCGCCGGGGCCTGGGGACGGCGATGGCCCGCGCCGCGCTCGCCCGAACCGGCGGCCAGAACCGGTTCTGGGCTCATGGAACCCTGCCCGCCGCCCGCGCAACCGCTCAAGCCCTGGGGCTGGTCGCGGTCCGCGAACTGCTGCAGATGCGCAGATCACTCCGGGGCATACCGCAGCCGGTGATTCCGCCGGGCGTGTCGATCCGCAGCTACGCGGGCCCCGCCGACGACCCCGAGTTGCTGCGGGTCAACAACGCCGCGTTCGCCTGGCACCCGGAGCAGGGCGGCTGGACGGCGGACGATCTCGCCCACCGGCGCGCCGAGGACTGGTTTGACCCCGCCGGTCTGTTCCTGGCGTTCGAGGGACCGACGCTGCTCGGGTTTCACTGGACGAAGATCCACCGCGACAAGCCGGGCGCCGAAAGCGCGGGGGAGGTCTACGTCGTCGGGGTCGATCCGGCGGCCCAGGGACGCGGTCTGGGCCGGGTGCTCACCGAGGTGGGGCTGGCCTATCTCGCCGAGCGGCTCGCCGATGCCGACCCGCCGATCGTGCTGCTGTATGTCGAGGCGGACAACACCGCGGCGTTGCGCACCTACGAGCAGTTGGGTTTCGCCGTGTACAGCGTCGACACCGCTTACGCCGCGGTTGATCAGGCTTGA
- a CDS encoding putative leader peptide produces MLTKRRTVDLCRTAGCCCCRCR; encoded by the coding sequence GTGCTCACCAAGCGCCGCACAGTCGACCTGTGCCGCACCGCGGGCTGCTGCTGTTGTCGTTGTCGCTGA
- a CDS encoding DUF4395 domain-containing protein produces MQDTHTDTAQVDVRGPRFAAWVTTAVLVAVLLTAQFSPAAAAVALGAQAAVFAIGAALGPRRHPYGRLFARFIAPRLGPVSEREPVAPLRFAQLVGLVFAVLGVAGFAFAPTLGLIATAFALAAAFLNAAFGICLGCQLYPLVVRLRPNAA; encoded by the coding sequence ATGCAGGACACTCACACCGACACTGCTCAGGTAGATGTCCGAGGTCCCCGATTCGCCGCCTGGGTCACCACCGCCGTACTGGTGGCCGTGCTGCTCACCGCGCAGTTCAGCCCGGCGGCCGCAGCCGTTGCGCTGGGCGCCCAAGCAGCCGTTTTCGCGATCGGCGCGGCGCTGGGGCCCCGCCGCCACCCCTACGGGCGGTTGTTCGCCCGATTCATCGCACCGCGGCTGGGGCCGGTCAGCGAGCGTGAGCCGGTGGCGCCGCTGCGCTTCGCCCAGCTCGTCGGCCTGGTGTTCGCCGTGCTGGGCGTCGCAGGTTTCGCCTTCGCACCCACGCTCGGTCTGATCGCGACCGCCTTCGCCCTGGCGGCGGCCTTCCTCAACGCCGCGTTCGGCATCTGTCTGGGCTGTCAGCTCTACCCCCTCGTCGTGCGCCTGCGGCCGAACGCGGCGTGA
- a CDS encoding winged helix-turn-helix transcriptional regulator, whose product MELLLLTADLHPDTVLPSLSLLAHTVRTAAPEVSALLEAGSAEVVLVDARTDLAGARGLCRLLSATAGSVPVVAVLTEGGLVAVNAEWGIDEILLPGTGPAETDARLRLLTGRRGAPAAEQASGQTKLGELLIDEGTYTARLRGKPLDLTYKEFELLKYLTQHVGRVFTRAQLLQEVWGYDFFGGTRTVDVHVRRLRAKLGPEYESLIGTVRNVGYKAVRPARGQHAADSANDEVLDDLNGADGGASESLTSQ is encoded by the coding sequence TTGGAGCTACTGCTGTTGACTGCTGACTTGCACCCTGACACGGTGCTGCCGTCCCTGTCGTTGCTGGCACACACCGTGCGGACGGCTGCGCCGGAGGTCTCTGCGCTGCTTGAAGCCGGGTCAGCCGAGGTGGTTCTGGTGGACGCGCGCACCGATTTGGCGGGGGCACGTGGGCTGTGCCGGCTGCTGAGTGCCACCGCGGGGTCGGTACCGGTGGTCGCGGTCCTGACCGAAGGCGGTCTGGTGGCGGTCAACGCCGAATGGGGGATCGACGAGATTCTGCTTCCCGGTACCGGACCGGCGGAGACCGATGCCCGGCTGCGGCTGCTGACGGGCCGGCGCGGTGCACCGGCTGCCGAGCAGGCATCCGGACAGACCAAGCTCGGTGAGCTGCTGATCGACGAGGGCACCTACACCGCGCGACTGCGTGGCAAGCCGCTGGATTTGACCTACAAGGAGTTCGAGCTGCTCAAGTACCTCACGCAGCACGTCGGCCGGGTCTTCACCCGGGCGCAGTTGCTGCAGGAGGTGTGGGGCTACGACTTCTTCGGTGGCACACGCACGGTCGATGTGCACGTCCGGCGGTTGCGCGCCAAGCTCGGGCCGGAATACGAGTCGTTGATCGGCACGGTTCGCAATGTCGGTTACAAGGCGGTCCGGCCGGCGCGGGGACAACACGCCGCCGACTCCGCGAATGACGAGGTGCTCGACGACCTCAACGGTGCCGACGGCGGTGCTTCCGAGTCGCTGACCAGTCAGTGA
- a CDS encoding DUF1416 domain-containing protein, producing the protein MCSGPKQGLALPANVDLEKETVITGRVVDSSGATVGGAFVRLLDSSDEFTAEVVASATGDFRFFAAPGAWKVRALSSAGNGDAVVTPSGAGLHEVDIKVA; encoded by the coding sequence ATGTGCTCTGGACCCAAGCAAGGACTCGCCCTGCCGGCCAACGTCGACCTGGAGAAGGAGACCGTGATCACCGGGCGCGTGGTGGACAGCTCCGGCGCCACGGTGGGCGGTGCCTTCGTCCGGCTGCTGGACTCCTCCGACGAGTTCACCGCTGAGGTCGTCGCCTCGGCCACCGGCGACTTCCGGTTCTTCGCGGCGCCGGGGGCCTGGAAGGTCCGGGCACTGTCCTCGGCCGGCAACGGCGACGCCGTGGTGACGCCGTCGGGCGCGGGCCTGCACGAGGTGGACATCAAAGTCGC